Proteins encoded together in one Prochlorococcus marinus str. MIT 9211 window:
- the scpB gene encoding SMC-Scp complex subunit ScpB: MAIKSEISPLERDLVKGISLPAKLEAVLYLKGKPLSLSEMAELVNETEDITEQALFELMAGYSQRDTALEINEKKGKYSLQLKTGLGELVKNLLPVDMTGATLRTLGTIALKKRILQSELVDLRGSSAYEHIKDLVEKDFVERKRQREGRSYWLTLSEKFHRTFSVLPDIKPTNDQDVA, translated from the coding sequence TTGGCCATCAAAAGCGAAATCTCACCACTAGAAAGAGATCTAGTTAAAGGTATATCCTTACCAGCAAAGCTAGAAGCAGTGCTTTACCTAAAAGGCAAACCACTATCGCTTTCTGAGATGGCAGAGTTAGTAAATGAGACTGAAGATATTACTGAACAAGCCTTATTTGAATTAATGGCTGGGTATTCTCAACGAGACACTGCTTTGGAAATCAATGAAAAGAAAGGAAAATATAGCCTTCAACTTAAAACAGGTCTAGGAGAACTAGTAAAAAATCTCTTGCCCGTAGATATGACTGGAGCTACCTTAAGGACACTTGGAACAATTGCATTAAAAAAACGAATTCTTCAATCTGAGCTTGTAGACCTAAGAGGCTCTAGCGCCTATGAACATATAAAAGACCTTGTAGAAAAAGATTTTGTTGAAAGAAAGCGACAAAGAGAGGGGAGATCTTACTGGCTTACACTTTCAGAGAAATTCCACAGAACATTCTCTGTACTTCCTGATATCAAACCGACAAACGACCAAGATGTCGCTTAA
- the dxs gene encoding 1-deoxy-D-xylulose-5-phosphate synthase, giving the protein MRLSELSHPNQLHGLTIAQLEDIACQIRERHLQVVSTSGGHLGPGLGVVELTIALYQTLDLDVDKVVWDVGHQAYPHKLITGRYENFNTLRQKGGVAGYLKRSESTFDHFGAGHASTSISAALGMAFARDRLGLNHKCVAVIGDGALTGGMALEAINHAGHLPNTPFLVVLNDNDMSISPPVGALSTYLNRMRHSAPVQFISDSVQESVKNLPFIGGEIPPEIKSLTGSVKRLAVPKVGAVFEELGFTYMGPIDGHDISRMIRTFQAAHRVGGPVLVHVATTKGKGYPYAEADQVGYHAQSAFDLTTGKSIPSKSPKPPSYSKVFGQTLVKICEQNNKVIGITAAMATGTGLDLLQKAIPNQYVDVGIAEQHAVTLAAGMACDGLRPVVAIYSTFLQRAYDQLIHDVGIQKLPVTFVLDRAGIVGADGPTHQGQYDISYLRSVPNFTVMAPKDEAELQRMLVTCLENDGPCALRIPRGSGEGVTLMEEGWEPLKIGRGEILEDGDDLLILAYGSMVTPAVQTAELLKQAGISSTVVNARFLRPLDQALIHPLARRIGKVVTIEEGALGGGFGSAVVESFSDQDLLVPTFRLGIPDKLVDHASPQQSKESLGLTPSQMSKSIMKRYGWDTSDSLFLSNSNTSSA; this is encoded by the coding sequence ATGCGTCTGAGTGAGCTTAGTCATCCTAATCAATTGCATGGCTTGACAATTGCTCAGCTTGAAGATATTGCTTGTCAGATTCGTGAAAGACATCTTCAGGTTGTATCAACCAGTGGAGGCCACTTAGGGCCTGGTCTTGGTGTGGTTGAGTTGACTATTGCTTTATATCAAACCCTAGATCTCGATGTAGATAAAGTTGTATGGGATGTAGGACACCAGGCTTATCCTCACAAGTTAATTACCGGTCGTTATGAGAATTTCAACACTCTTAGACAAAAAGGAGGTGTTGCTGGCTATTTAAAGCGTTCAGAAAGCACTTTCGATCATTTTGGCGCTGGACATGCAAGTACATCTATTTCAGCAGCCTTAGGAATGGCATTTGCCAGAGATCGTCTTGGTCTAAATCACAAATGTGTAGCTGTGATTGGAGATGGAGCTCTGACTGGAGGTATGGCTTTAGAAGCGATTAATCATGCAGGACACCTTCCTAACACTCCCTTTTTAGTTGTTCTAAATGATAATGATATGTCTATATCCCCTCCTGTTGGCGCACTTTCTACATATTTGAATCGTATGAGACATAGTGCCCCAGTTCAGTTCATATCAGATAGCGTCCAAGAGAGTGTAAAAAACCTTCCATTTATCGGAGGAGAAATTCCACCTGAAATTAAATCTCTAACGGGCAGTGTTAAGAGGTTAGCTGTACCAAAAGTAGGTGCTGTTTTTGAGGAACTTGGCTTTACTTATATGGGACCTATTGATGGTCATGATATTTCAAGAATGATCCGTACTTTCCAAGCTGCACATCGTGTCGGAGGGCCTGTCTTAGTCCATGTAGCTACAACCAAAGGGAAAGGTTATCCCTATGCAGAAGCTGATCAAGTTGGATATCATGCACAATCTGCTTTTGATTTAACAACTGGTAAATCAATTCCATCAAAGTCTCCTAAACCCCCAAGTTATAGCAAGGTATTTGGCCAAACTTTAGTAAAGATCTGCGAGCAAAATAATAAAGTTATAGGAATTACTGCAGCTATGGCTACTGGAACAGGCCTTGACTTATTACAGAAGGCTATTCCAAATCAATATGTTGATGTTGGCATCGCAGAGCAACATGCTGTAACTCTTGCGGCTGGAATGGCATGTGATGGACTTCGACCAGTTGTTGCCATCTATAGCACCTTTCTACAAAGAGCTTATGATCAGTTGATTCATGATGTTGGAATTCAAAAACTACCCGTTACTTTTGTTCTTGACCGGGCAGGAATCGTTGGAGCAGATGGTCCCACCCACCAAGGTCAATATGACATTAGCTATTTAAGGTCTGTCCCTAATTTCACTGTTATGGCTCCCAAGGACGAGGCTGAGCTTCAAAGGATGTTGGTTACATGCTTAGAAAATGACGGACCATGTGCCTTACGTATTCCGCGCGGATCTGGTGAAGGGGTTACGTTAATGGAAGAAGGATGGGAACCATTAAAGATTGGAAGAGGGGAAATTCTTGAAGATGGAGATGATCTATTGATTTTGGCTTATGGATCAATGGTTACACCTGCCGTCCAAACTGCTGAACTGTTAAAGCAAGCTGGGATCTCTTCCACAGTTGTAAATGCTCGGTTCCTAAGACCCCTAGATCAGGCTTTAATTCATCCATTAGCAAGAAGAATTGGCAAGGTTGTCACTATCGAAGAAGGGGCTCTAGGAGGTGGTTTTGGTTCAGCTGTTGTTGAGTCTTTTTCAGATCAAGATTTACTAGTACCAACTTTTAGGCTTGGTATTCCAGACAAGCTTGTTGATCACGCAAGCCCCCAACAAAGTAAGGAATCATTGGGTTTAACACCATCTCAAATGAGTAAGTCGATTATGAAGAGATATGGATGGGACACTTCCGATAGCCTATTTCTAAGCAATTCCAACACAAGCTCTGCTTAA
- a CDS encoding YggT family protein, with protein MASTVISNIFGVLSQTLLIYSYILIIRVLLTWFPNLDWSNPILSNISAITDPYLNLFRGIIPPLGGLDISPILAFLVINFSTSLINNLRFAFLNSSILNYYS; from the coding sequence ATGGCATCAACAGTTATTTCCAATATTTTTGGTGTTTTAAGCCAAACACTTTTGATTTATTCCTATATTTTAATTATAAGAGTATTACTAACTTGGTTTCCTAATCTTGATTGGTCTAACCCTATCCTAAGTAACATAAGCGCAATTACAGACCCCTATCTTAATCTATTTAGAGGTATCATACCTCCACTAGGGGGTCTAGATATATCTCCAATACTTGCATTTCTAGTAATTAATTTCTCCACAAGCTTAATAAATAACCTGCGTTTTGCTTTCCTAAATAGTAGTATTCTAAATTATTACTCTTAA
- the pyk gene encoding pyruvate kinase yields the protein MTNIHFKRRTKIVATIGPATESKERITELVEAGATTFRLNFSHGDHSEHAKRIETIRLVEAKLGVKIGILQDLQGPKIRLGRFKDGPIRLNSGDKFVLTSKDVGCNNEIANVTYEKLVSEVSINKRILLDDGRVEMVVERVDKLEEKLHCKVVVGGMLSNNKGVNFPDVQLSINALTPKDKIDLSFGLSQSIDWVALSFVRNPDDIKEIKELIRSHGYTTPVVAKIEKFEAIDQIDAILRLCDGVMVARGDLGVEVPAEEVPLLQKELIKKSNSLGIPIITATQMLDSMASSPRPTRAEVSDVANAILDGTDAVMLSNETAVGDYPIEAVKTMATIAKRIEKDYPQRALESHLPSTIPNAISAAVSSISRQLNASAILPLTKSGSTAHNVSKFRPPTPIVAVTNETDVARRLQLVWGVTPIVIKEQETTTKTFNLAMEMAQGMGLLKPGALVVQTAGTITGVSGSTDLIKVGIVNDIVARGNSEGNNSVCGKVRIAKEQKDLSELKKGEILVLDKNINNYSQALKYAAGIILEGTLNIENNNTVPTIYNVKGATDILRDGDMVTLVLKEGTICRGEILND from the coding sequence ATGACAAACATACATTTTAAAAGAAGGACCAAGATTGTTGCGACGATTGGACCAGCAACTGAAAGTAAAGAACGTATTACAGAGCTTGTTGAAGCTGGCGCAACAACCTTCAGGCTTAATTTTTCGCACGGAGACCATAGCGAGCATGCCAAGCGAATAGAAACGATCAGACTAGTCGAGGCGAAGCTTGGGGTTAAGATTGGTATTCTTCAAGATCTTCAAGGACCCAAAATACGTCTGGGTAGATTTAAAGATGGTCCTATAAGACTAAATAGTGGTGACAAGTTCGTACTTACCTCAAAGGACGTAGGTTGTAATAACGAAATAGCTAATGTCACATATGAAAAGTTAGTCAGTGAGGTGTCAATAAATAAACGAATACTTTTAGATGATGGCAGAGTGGAGATGGTCGTGGAAAGGGTAGATAAACTTGAGGAAAAGCTACATTGCAAAGTCGTTGTAGGTGGAATGTTATCTAATAATAAAGGTGTAAATTTCCCTGATGTTCAGTTATCAATAAATGCTTTGACTCCAAAGGATAAGATCGATCTTTCCTTTGGACTTTCTCAGAGTATTGACTGGGTAGCACTTAGTTTTGTTAGGAACCCTGATGATATAAAAGAGATTAAAGAGCTTATTAGAAGTCATGGATATACCACACCAGTAGTTGCAAAAATAGAGAAGTTTGAAGCTATTGATCAAATAGATGCCATTCTTCGCTTATGTGACGGTGTAATGGTTGCTAGGGGCGATTTGGGTGTAGAGGTGCCTGCTGAAGAAGTCCCATTACTACAAAAAGAGCTCATTAAAAAATCCAATAGTTTGGGAATTCCAATAATTACGGCAACGCAAATGCTTGACTCTATGGCTTCTAGCCCAAGACCAACCAGGGCAGAAGTTAGTGATGTTGCAAATGCCATTCTTGATGGCACTGATGCTGTAATGCTTTCGAACGAAACTGCTGTAGGAGACTATCCAATAGAAGCTGTGAAAACCATGGCGACTATTGCCAAACGAATTGAGAAAGATTACCCGCAAAGAGCGCTAGAAAGCCATCTACCAAGCACCATTCCAAATGCAATTAGTGCTGCTGTTAGCTCTATATCAAGACAATTAAATGCCTCTGCAATATTGCCATTAACTAAAAGTGGTTCAACTGCTCATAATGTAAGCAAATTCAGGCCTCCAACCCCTATAGTTGCTGTAACTAATGAAACTGATGTTGCAAGAAGGCTCCAATTAGTTTGGGGAGTTACTCCAATAGTTATTAAAGAACAAGAAACTACAACTAAAACATTTAACTTAGCCATGGAGATGGCCCAGGGTATGGGCTTACTTAAGCCAGGTGCTCTTGTGGTCCAAACAGCTGGCACAATAACTGGAGTAAGTGGATCAACTGACCTAATAAAGGTTGGCATAGTTAATGACATAGTTGCCCGTGGAAATTCTGAAGGCAATAATTCTGTTTGTGGGAAAGTGAGAATTGCAAAGGAACAAAAAGATTTATCCGAATTGAAGAAAGGTGAAATATTAGTTTTAGATAAAAATATTAATAATTATTCTCAAGCTTTGAAATATGCAGCAGGAATTATATTAGAAGGAACCTTAAATATAGAAAATAATAATACTGTGCCAACAATATATAATGTAAAAGGTGCTACAGATATCCTAAGAGATGGTGATATGGTCACACTAGTCCTAAAGGAAGGGACTATTTGTAGAGGTGAAATTCTTAACGATTAA
- a CDS encoding ABC transporter permease produces the protein MASKVSVKETLIMSIRTLKSNKLRSLLTMLGIVIGNASVITLVGVGKGAQNLASNQLSNLGANVLFIVPGNNDTRRRGVAFPKNLVLKDAEAIKEQVPSVKRVAPQISSSEVVQYKSKSFSSSILGITPNFLQVRSFDIANGRFITKEDLKSARNVAVIGSDLNKDLFMRNQAIGKKLRIKDQSFEIIGIMEPKGAVFGNNQDKNVYIPLNTMVNRISGKDPTYGISLSFISIEALNEQSINKAKFQITNLLRQRHKITKDDDFAVRSQKDALNIVSNITGGLTLMLAAIGGISLIVGGIGIMNIMLVSVSERTEEIGLRKALGARSSDILIQFLIESLILSILGGLIGTLVGVSSVGAVALITPLPAQIGAKVIMLTVSLSGSIGLVFGVLPARRAARLDPIVALRSL, from the coding sequence ATGGCTAGCAAAGTATCAGTTAAAGAAACATTGATAATGTCCATTCGGACACTTAAATCGAATAAGTTAAGAAGCCTATTAACAATGCTTGGAATTGTAATTGGGAATGCTTCTGTAATTACTTTAGTAGGAGTTGGCAAAGGCGCTCAAAATCTTGCTTCTAACCAGTTAAGTAATCTAGGAGCCAATGTACTTTTTATAGTTCCAGGGAATAATGACACTAGACGTAGAGGTGTTGCATTCCCAAAGAATCTTGTCTTAAAAGATGCAGAAGCTATAAAAGAACAGGTACCTTCTGTTAAAAGAGTCGCTCCACAAATTTCATCAAGTGAAGTGGTTCAATATAAATCAAAAAGCTTTAGCTCTTCAATTCTAGGTATAACTCCTAATTTCCTTCAAGTCCGAAGTTTTGATATCGCTAATGGGAGATTCATTACTAAAGAAGATTTAAAGTCAGCAAGAAATGTAGCTGTAATAGGTTCCGATCTTAATAAAGACCTTTTTATGAGAAATCAGGCTATAGGAAAAAAATTAAGAATAAAGGACCAATCATTTGAAATTATCGGTATTATGGAACCTAAAGGTGCCGTATTCGGAAATAACCAAGATAAGAATGTGTATATACCATTAAACACAATGGTTAATAGAATCTCCGGGAAGGACCCTACTTATGGAATCAGTTTAAGCTTTATAAGTATTGAAGCTCTTAATGAACAGTCAATTAACAAAGCAAAGTTTCAAATAACCAATCTACTTCGTCAAAGACATAAGATAACTAAGGATGATGACTTTGCTGTTAGATCTCAAAAAGATGCACTAAATATTGTATCAAATATTACTGGTGGGCTTACATTAATGCTGGCGGCTATAGGAGGAATATCATTAATAGTAGGTGGGATTGGTATTATGAACATAATGCTAGTTTCTGTAAGTGAACGAACAGAGGAAATAGGTTTAAGGAAGGCCCTAGGTGCAAGAAGCTCAGATATATTAATTCAATTTTTAATAGAGTCTCTTATTCTCTCTATATTAGGTGGGCTAATTGGAACTTTGGTAGGCGTTAGTTCTGTAGGCGCTGTAGCTTTAATCACTCCATTACCAGCTCAAATAGGTGCGAAGGTAATTATGCTAACTGTCTCCTTATCAGGATCTATTGGATTAGTTTTTGGTGTATTACCAGCTAGAAGAGCTGCGAGGCTTGACCCAATTGTAGCTCTAAGAAGCCTATAA
- a CDS encoding nucleoside triphosphate pyrophosphohydrolase family protein, with translation MDLNQYQHKSRETALYPNRGQNPIYPTLGLVGEAGEVADKVKKVLRDNNGAFNSEVKELIKYELGDVLWYLAQLSTELGFDLEDVAEANLAKLSSRASRGKLKGSGDSR, from the coding sequence ATGGACCTAAATCAGTATCAACACAAATCTAGAGAAACAGCTCTGTACCCCAATAGGGGGCAAAATCCAATTTACCCTACCTTAGGCCTTGTCGGAGAAGCAGGTGAAGTCGCAGACAAGGTAAAGAAGGTATTGCGAGACAATAATGGGGCATTTAACTCTGAGGTTAAAGAGTTAATTAAGTATGAATTAGGAGATGTGCTTTGGTATTTGGCACAATTATCTACCGAACTTGGATTTGATCTTGAAGATGTTGCAGAAGCAAATCTTGCTAAATTATCTAGCAGAGCATCCAGAGGGAAATTAAAAGGAAGTGGAGATTCAAGATAG
- the ilvA gene encoding threonine ammonia-lyase, biosynthetic, with the protein MEDYLQKILRARVYDIATKTPLEKAKNLSNRLKNKVWLKREDLQPVFSFKLRGAYNRMASLTDEELKIGVVASSAGNHAQGVALSASYLKCRAVIVMPITTPAMKITSVRRLKAEVILYGETYDEAYKEAQRISEKNGLVFIHPFDDPEVIAGQGTIGQEILSQIENPPDAIYIAVGGGGLIAGVASFVKSLWPSTEIIGVEPTDASAMTDSLKAGKRIELKDVGLFADGVAVKKVGEKTFELAKRYVDRMITVNTDEICAAIKDVFEDTRSILEPAGALSIAGLKSDVSNRNLVNKNLVAIACGANMNFDRLRFVAERAELGEKREAMFAVEIPENAGSLKNLCKILGNRSLTEFSYRMSEGNSAQIFMGLEVEGNKDKGDLIKSINSKSFKCLDLSDDELSKVHLRHMVGGRLPISANALSNKNYKELLYRFEFPERPGALMRFVNTMRPNWNISIFHYRNHGADIGRIVIGVLVEEKDLEAWERFLKEIGYKSWEETKNPAYQLFLGAQNG; encoded by the coding sequence ATGGAGGACTATTTGCAAAAAATCCTTAGAGCTCGTGTCTATGACATCGCAACAAAGACACCTTTAGAGAAGGCTAAGAATTTAAGTAATCGGTTGAAAAATAAGGTTTGGTTGAAAAGAGAGGATCTACAACCAGTGTTTTCCTTCAAGTTGAGGGGGGCATATAACAGAATGGCATCTTTAACAGACGAGGAATTAAAAATTGGTGTTGTTGCATCGAGTGCTGGTAATCATGCGCAGGGAGTTGCTCTAAGTGCGTCCTATCTAAAATGTAGGGCCGTAATAGTAATGCCTATAACAACACCAGCAATGAAAATCACCTCTGTTCGAAGATTAAAAGCAGAGGTAATTCTTTATGGTGAAACATATGATGAGGCTTACAAAGAAGCTCAGAGAATAAGTGAAAAAAATGGGTTAGTGTTTATACATCCATTTGATGATCCTGAAGTTATTGCTGGCCAAGGAACTATTGGTCAAGAAATACTCTCGCAAATAGAAAATCCGCCTGATGCAATTTATATAGCAGTTGGTGGGGGTGGACTAATTGCAGGCGTAGCCTCATTCGTAAAAAGTCTATGGCCAAGCACAGAGATAATTGGGGTAGAACCAACTGATGCGTCTGCAATGACAGATTCATTAAAGGCAGGCAAAAGAATTGAATTGAAAGATGTCGGCCTATTTGCTGATGGAGTAGCGGTTAAAAAAGTAGGTGAGAAAACTTTTGAATTAGCCAAGAGATATGTCGACAGAATGATTACTGTTAATACCGACGAAATATGTGCAGCAATTAAAGATGTATTTGAAGACACACGGTCAATACTGGAACCAGCAGGTGCTTTGTCTATAGCGGGTCTAAAGTCTGACGTTTCTAACAGAAACTTAGTTAATAAAAATTTAGTCGCAATTGCATGTGGTGCAAATATGAATTTTGACAGACTAAGGTTTGTTGCTGAAAGGGCTGAGTTAGGAGAGAAAAGAGAGGCTATGTTTGCAGTAGAGATACCAGAGAATGCAGGGAGCCTTAAGAATTTATGCAAAATACTAGGCAACAGAAGTCTTACAGAATTTAGTTATCGAATGTCTGAAGGAAATTCAGCCCAGATCTTTATGGGTTTAGAAGTAGAAGGCAATAAAGACAAAGGTGACCTTATAAAAAGTATTAATTCGAAGAGTTTTAAATGTCTTGACCTAAGTGATGACGAGCTCTCAAAAGTTCATTTACGGCATATGGTCGGCGGAAGATTACCAATATCAGCCAATGCCCTCTCGAATAAAAACTATAAGGAACTTCTTTATAGGTTCGAATTCCCTGAAAGGCCTGGAGCCTTAATGCGTTTTGTAAACACTATGAGACCTAATTGGAATATCAGTATTTTCCACTATCGCAATCATGGTGCTGATATTGGGAGAATAGTTATCGGAGTACTTGTAGAAGAAAAGGATCTTGAAGCTTGGGAGAGATTCCTCAAAGAAATAGGGTACAAAAGCTGGGAAGAAACCAAAAATCCGGCTTATCAGCTTTTCTTAGGTGCACAGAATGGCTAA